The nucleotide sequence AGCACAAAGTCCTCGCGTTCGTTGTTGGTGCGTTCTTCGCAGGCGTTGCGGGAGGTCTTTTAGGAAGCTTATTGATGACGATAGACCCCAATTCCTTCAGTATACTCTTCACGTATCAGATAATTACCATAATACTCCTCGGTGGGCTCGGAAATATCACAGGCAGTGTGATTGTCGGAATAGGTTTTGCTTTCTTGATGGAAGGGCTCAGGTTCGTCGAAATGCCTATGAATATATTTGGCATAACGATACCGGGTATACTTGGTATGCGTATGCTGATATTCTCCATACTCCTTATGATAACCATCCTTTTCTTCAGACAGGGTCTCTTTGGACAGCGTGAATTCACTTGGGAAGGCTTTGTCAGGTTATTTACAAAAAGGAAGGTGAGCCAATGATGACAACGCAGATGACAGTCCCTTCAAAAGAAACGAAAGAAGTGAAAACGACTGTTTTAAAAATGGAGCACGTAACTAAAAAATTCGGTGGACTCGTTGCTGTCTCCGATTTTAACCTGGATCTAAAAGATGGCGAACTGCTCGGGTTGATAGGTCCAAACGGTGCAGGTAAGACAACGATATTCAACTTGATAACCCACGTCTTTCCTGCAACGGAAGGGAAGATAGAATTTCTCGGAAAAGATATAACAGATGAGAAAACTGATAGAATAATAAGACTTGGAATTGCGAGAACGTTTCAGAATATAAGGCTCTTTGGAAATATGACGGTACGTGAAAATATAATGACAGCGTTCCACGCTCATTTGAAATCCGATTTGTTTTCTGCCGTTGCTTTCTTGCCAAATTACCAGAAAGAAGAAGAGTATATTCAGAGCATGACAGAAGAACTTATGAAAGAACTTGGCATACACCACCTTGCAGATTATAAGTCAACGTCACTGCCTTATGGTCTTCAAAGAAAGCTTGAAATTGCAAGAGCACTGGCAACTCGGCCAAGACTATTACTTTTGGACGAACCGGCAGCAGGTATGAACCCTGATGAAACGCTTGAACTGAATGAACTGATTTTGAGAATCAGAGAGAAATTCA is from Fervidobacterium gondwanense DSM 13020 and encodes:
- a CDS encoding ABC transporter ATP-binding protein, which encodes MMTTQMTVPSKETKEVKTTVLKMEHVTKKFGGLVAVSDFNLDLKDGELLGLIGPNGAGKTTIFNLITHVFPATEGKIEFLGKDITDEKTDRIIRLGIARTFQNIRLFGNMTVRENIMTAFHAHLKSDLFSAVAFLPNYQKEEEYIQSMTEELMKELGIHHLADYKSTSLPYGLQRKLEIARALATRPRLLLLDEPAAGMNPDETLELNELILRIREKFKLTIIVIEHDMKVIMNICERIVVLDHGVTIAEGTPEEIQKNPLVIKAYLGAGDEDA